Part of the Nitrospirota bacterium genome, AGGCTCCTCGATCGAGGGTCGCACCGGCCGCATGGTCATGTTGTCCATGTAAGACATCGAGACGGAGCCGCAGATCGGCATTGCGCCAGCCGGAGGGGCCACGCAGAATATCTCGCTCGCTGAGCAGGGCCGCCAGTTCACAGGCCAGAGAGCCGAGTTGCAGGGGCACGGACTTGAGCAGCATATGTGCGAGACGGGGATGGAGCGGCAGCTCTGCCATCTGTCTTCCATGAGCCGTGATCTGCCCCTCTCCATTGAGTGCGCCAAGGCTTGTGAGCAACTCTCTCGCCTGGGCAACGGCACCGGCCGGTGGGGGCGTGAGCCAGGACAACTTGGCTGGATCGGCCGTGCCCCAAAGGGCTAATTCGAGGAGGAGCGGCGTCAGGTCGGCGTCGAGCATTTCCGGCGGGCGGCGAGGGGCCAACGAGTGATGCTCCCCGGATGTCCAGAGGCGAGCACAGACGCCTGGTTCGAGACGGCCGGCTCTGCCACGCCGTTGCTCGGCAGAGTCCTGGGTGACGCGAATCGTGTCCAGTCTCGTGAGTCCCGATCGCGGATCGAAGCGAGGCACACGCAACAGCCCAGCATCGATCACAACACGGACCCCGTCGATCGTCAAACTGGTTTCGGCGATCGACGTGGCCAGCACGATTTTTCTCATGCCCGCCTGAGCAGGAGCGATCGCGCGGTCTTGGGCCTCTTGAGGGAGGTTTCCATGGAGCGGGGCGACTACGATGTTCGGCGCCAAGTTCAGATCGAGCAGTTTTCGTTCGACGCGGCGAATTTCCGCCATACCGGGTAGAAAGACCAAGAGACTGCCCTGGTCCTGAGCCAGTGATTGCTTGATGGATTGAACGACGGCCACGTCCAGATGGCCCGAGAGGGGCTGCTTGAGATAGCGTGTCTCGACCGGAAACATGCGGCCTTCGCAGGCAATGACCGGCGCCTGCCCCAAGAGCTCCGAGACCGGACCACAGTCCAACGTAGCAGACATCACGAGCAGCCGGAGATCCGGGCGGAAGAGCCGTTGCGATTCAAGACAGAGGGCCAGGCCTGTATCGGCTTGCAGGCTCCGCTCGTGGAACTCATCGAACAGGACGATGGCATAGGAGCTGAGGGCAGGATCGTCTTGTAATAATCGAGCGAGGATCCCTTCCGTGACGACTTCGATCTTCGTCGTAGGTCCCACTTTTGTATCGAGTCGCATGCGATAACCGACTGTTTCGCCTACGGACTCCCCCAGCGAGACGGCCATGCGATGGGCTGCGGCACGGGCGGCAAGCCGCCGAGGTTCCAGCATGAGGAGTTTTCTCCCGTCGAGCCAGGGGGCATCGAGCAAGGCTAAGGGAACCCTTGTCGTTTTGCCCGCGCCAGGCGCCGCGGTCAAGAGGGCATTGCATCCTTCTATCAGTGTGCGACAGAGAGTAGGCAGGACATCTTCTATTGGGAGGGTAGACATGGTACGTTATGAACTTACATATAGATAGCAGGACACTCAAAAAGGCCGTTCAGCGAGGCCGCAGCGAGTGAGGGGCCGAGGCGTACCCGCTGGGTACGTTGAGGGTCTGAACGACGCGAGAACGAAGCTGGCGGCATTTTTCAGTGTCCTGCCAGGACTGTAGCAGAGTCGAGGTCAGAACGAAAAGGAAGCGGGTAGATGGCCGAGTATCGATGGACCCACACGAAACCCATTACAGCCGGCTGGTATTGGTTCCGGGGCCTGGCCCATGAGGCAGATCCATTTATTGTGCAAGTGGACGAGGTCGGCCAGTTTCAATGGCCTGATGGCGGGTTTCAAGAGGCGATACTCGCCAAAGGGGAATGGGCGGGGCCTATCGAAGAGCCGAAGGAATAAGTGGCGAGGGATACACCGAATAGGTGTATAATGCGTACTTGATTGATGGTTGTTCGGTGAGAAGGTATCTGCCAGTGGATTCCGCAGCCCTCTAAACGGGCCTGATACGATTCTCTCCCCCGAGTCTCTGAATGACATTCTCTCGCTCGTGACACGTGATCGTGATCGCGCGTTGAGCTACCATCTAACGTAGAGACCAATATGCGCCTATGGCCTGAGGGCCGGTGCCTATTGTGTCTTATTGAGGCCATCCCCCTTGCTGTGAGAGGGCGAGGGGTAGAGCACTTACACACCATTCGAGATCCTATCCAGAAAGGCAGTCGATACATTTTATGAAACACGATAGCACCAACCCACCGGCGGAAACGCCGGCGAAAGGGTTTTCTCCCGGTTTCGCCGCGTTGGGCCTGGAAGCGGCGCTGCTCACTACGCTCGATACGCTGGGCTATGAAGAGCCCACGCCGATCCAGCGTGAAGCGATTCCTCCGTTTTTGGCAGGCCGCGATCTCTTGGGCCAAGCGGCAACCGGAACCGGTAAGACGGCGGCCTTCACGTTGCCGATGCTCCAACGCATCGCCCATTCGGCTCGGCGCTGTCCCTCCGCGCTCATCCTGGTCCCGACGAGAGAGTTGGCAATGCAGGTCGGTGAAGCCGTCACACGCTACGGCAAGGAACTGAAGATCACCGTACTCCCGGTCTACGGTGGACAGGCCATCGGTCCCCAGCTTCATGCACTGAAGCGCGGGGTCGACGTCATCGTGGCGACGCCTGGGCGTGCGCTGGACCATATTCGCCGCAAAACGCTACAACTCAAAACGATTCAGATGGTCGTGTTGGACGAAGCCGATGAGATGTTGGACATGGGCTTTGCCGACGACCTGGACGCTATTCTTGAACAGGTGCCGAAAGAGCGGCAGACGGCTCTGTTCTCCGCGACCATGCCACCCAGGATTGCGTCTATTGCCAAGCGCCACCTCAAGGAGCCGGTCGAGATCAAAATTGCGAAAGAACCGCTGAAGGCGGGCGCCGCTCCACGTGTGCACCAAACGGCCTATATCGTCACCAGACCGCATAAAGTAGCGGCATTGGCGCGCATCTTGGATATGGAGGCGCCGAAATCCGCCCTCGTGTTCTGCCGCACACGTATCGAAGTCGATGAACTCACCGCGATGTTGACCAGCCGCGGACACAAGGCCGAAGCGATCCATGGCGGAATGAATCAGCCCCAGCGCGATCGTGTGATGGCGTCGTTCCGGTCCGGTCAAACAGAACTCCTCGTGGCGACCGATGTGGCTGCCCGTGGATTGGACATTCCCTCCGTGTCGCATGTGGTGAACTACGATCTGCCCATGTCTTCTGAGGTCTATGTCCATCGCATTGGACGAACAGGGCGGGCGGGACGTGAAGGGTCGGCGATTACCGTTCTCGATCCGCGGGAGCAGCGATTGTTATGGAATATTGAGCAATTGACGAAGGCGAAGATTGTCGTGACTCAAGTGCCGACCATTGCCGACCTCCGCACGAAACGGCTTGCACGAACCAAAGCGGCGCTCGAAGAAGTGCTGGCGGCCGGTGAGCTGGATCTGTTTCGGGCCGTGGTGGCCTCGATGGCTGAACAGGGAGACCCGGTGGAAGTGGCGGCGGCCGCCCTCAAGCTCGTGTTTCGTCTGCAGGGTGGTGAGCGGAAGGAATACGATATTCCGGCCGTGTCGAACAGGCCACCAGAGCGTCCATCGATGGGGCGCCGCCCCATGGAGGATTCTCGGTCGGACCCTCGCGGGAGGGCCGGAGCCATGATGCCGAGAGAAGGACAGGGCAGACCGTTCAACCCGTCTGGTCGTGGCGGACGAACGCCGGGTATGGCAAAGGTCTACATCGGCGCAGGCCGTGAGGCAGGTATCCGGGCGGGCGATCTCGTCGGCGCGATTGCCAACGAGGCGGGACTCAATTCGAGTTCGATCGGCGCCGTCGAAATTATGGATCGATTCTCGCTGGTGGAAGTGCCTGAAGTGATGGCGCGCGAGATCATCGAGACCCTCAGCCGCACCAGGATTAAGGGACAGAAGGTCGGCGTGCGATTGTTTCTGGAGCAGCCAAGGGGTGGGCGGGCATAGCCAAGTGCCCTTCTTGCTTGCAGAACGCGCACGCTAGGAAGGTGCTCGTTCGATGCGCGCAGTACAGGGCAGCTTGGCCACGCCCTCGGTGAGAAGTAAACGAGCAAACTGGAAGGATTATCTATAAATAATCGATTGCCCAAGAATTGAATCAAAGATGAAAAACAGTTTTTACGTGGAGTGGTGAGCGATCCCCGATATCCTCTTCATATCAGGTGTTAGGGTAGACGTCCTACTTATTCAGCTCCTATTTTCATAACATTTATTGGAGGAAGACCTGATGAGCGGCAACCAAGCCGATTCCATGCTGCGACTAATGAGCCTCATGTTCAGAGCCCATCCCTGGCATGGAGTCTCCATCGGAGAGAAGGCCCCTGAGGTGGTGACGGCCTATATTGAAATCGTACCGACCGACACGGTGAAGTATGAAGTCGATAAGGTGAGCGGATTCCTCAAGGTCGATCGGCCCCAGCGATTCTCGAACTATTGCCCTGTGTATTACGGACTGGTTCCGCAAACCTATTGCGGAGACGGCGTGGCGGCGTTGTTTGCTGCACGGGCTAAACGGCCAGGGATGGTGGGTGACCACGATCCCCTCGATATCTGTGTCCTCACGGAGAAAACGATTCCACACAGCGACATTCTGCTCACGGCCTTGCCGATCGGTGGGCTCAGCATGGCAGACGATGGCGAAGCGGATGATAAGATCATCGCCGTCATGAAAGACGATGCGACCTATGGAGGATATACAGATATCAGCCAGGTTCCCATGGCGCTGATCGATCGTCTGCAGCATTATTTCTTGACCTATAAGAGTGCGCCAGGCAGCACCCAGCATAAGGTCGAAATAACGAGCATCTATGGTCGCGAGGAAGCCATGAAGGTTATCCGGACCAGCCATCAGGATTACAAGGCGAAGTTCCCTGAGTTGGAAATGCGGTGGGGGTAACGGAGTGACGGCCTGGTTGGTTCCCCTATGCTCACGGAACGCCCACGGGTAACGGTGGTCGTTCGACGTGCACAGTGGGGGACCAAGCCAGACTGCCTCGCCGGTCCTCCGTGCTCGCGCAACGCACGGCCTCAGAAGACCCTCGTTGGACGCGTGCAGAGGAAGATCACTCGGGCTGCGTTCCTAATTGAAGAAAGCGTAAGAACGCTATGACAATGGACCAGACTTGAAAAGATCTGGTATGTTTGCAGGCCGGTAGTCGCGGGTTGAGGTCAGTCTGTGCGATGTCTCTCTATGAGGGGTGGAGAACAATGATCATGTCACGCGTGAAATTTCTGTTCGCCGTGGTCGCCCTCGTATTCGTCTTTCTCGTTCCCTGTCTCAGTCAGGCAGAAGAGATTCGCTTGAACAGCATCGGGGTTCGTGGGGGAGCCAGCGGAAGCTCTCCGATCGGGAAGAAGGAGACGCAATACTTTCAGGAGTATGACCTGATGGCGAACTGGTCCATGCCATGGGGGTGGTATTCCGAGTCTGGGTGGGGTGTTGGGACAAGATTAATGGGCAGTGCCGGCGCAATACGGGCATCGGGGGATACCGCATTTGTGGCCACGTTGGTTCCAGGGTTTGTATTCGGGAAAAAAGACGGATGGCTCTCATTAGAAGTTGGAGGAGGGGGCGCGCTTCTCAGCCAGCATAAATTTGCACATCAGGATCTGGGGGGCACGTTCCAGTTTGTCTGGGATACCGCGCTCAGAGCCAAAGTCTACGGTGGCATCGGCCTGGGTTATTGGTTTCATCATATGTCCGATGCTGGTCTCTATGGGCGCGATGGTCGTGGATTCGATTGCCATATGATCGAGGTCAGCTATCGATTTTGACGGTATCTCCGCTTTCCCTGTCCCATCTTCTTCATCCACAATATGATGTGTTGCGCGTCGGCAACGCCGTTAGGCGGTCTTTCTCATCTGCTCTCCCACCAGTACGTGGGGATGGGGAACGATGTCGACCCCATTTCTGCCATGGTTTTTGACACGATAGAGCGCGTAGTCGGCCATTTTCCTCAACAGTTCAGAGCTCAAGGGATATTCGGGTGAGCAGACCGTCGCCCCGATGCTCACGGTAATGGTGAGCGGGCCACTTGGTGTCTCAAAGGGCATGTCGCTGATGGCGGTCCTAAAACGTTCGGCACATTCTCTCAACGCCTCTAGATCGCAATTCGGCACTACAATCAAGAACTCTTCACCTCCCGCGCGACCAACATGATCGTAGCCCCGTGCGGTTTCACGGAGTCTTTCTGCGGCTTCTCGAAGGACGGTGTCTCCAACCTGGTGTCCATAGGTATCATTGACCCGCTTGAAATGGTCCAGGTCAGCGATCAGGACTCCCACGGGGTGATGGTTTCGCTCAGCCCGTGAGAGTTCTTGCTCCAGGGCGTTGAGGATGGCCGAATGGTTTAATAATTCCGTCAACGAATCGTGCTTAGCCAGCTCCTTTGATTCGTGAAGCAGTTCTAGATTTTGAATGACGGTGCCGGCTTGGGCGGCCAAAGTCAGGACAATCTGTTCGTCCATTTCGTTGAAGTCAGTGATGAGGCCGTTCGGCGTCAGTTTGTTGGCGAGCGACAGTCGACCGAAGAATTGGTCATGGCACCGGATCGATACTCCGAGGTATGACGTCATGGGCCTATGGTCTGCTGGAAGCCCTAGGGAGGCCCAGTATGTCGTAAGATGATTCAGGGACAGTGCCTCGTTCTCCTGGCCAATTGATTTTCGCGCTCCCAGTTCGAGGGGAAGTGTTCGGATGGCGTCAGCCGCCGCATCATCGATTCCGGTGCTGAAGAACTGCCCTGCTGTTCGCTGGTCATTGCGTGAGACGGCTAACGCCGCGTAGCGCGCGCTGGTGATTCCCCTGGCAATACTGAGGAGTTGCTCAAGCAGCTCGTCGAGTTCTTGCTGCGCAGACAATGTCTGTGTGGCCACGACCAAGGCTTGAAGCGCCTCCGTTCGTTTCGTGAGGGCTGATTCCGCGTCGCTCGCTCGCTGAGATTCTCGACTCGCGCTGCTCCATTCTTCATGGCGGGCCTTAATCATCCACAGCACAAGCCCGGCGAGCGGCAGAAGGAGCAGTAGTGACAGCCCTGAGAGTTTCCAGAGAAACGATCGAATGGGGGTAAGAATGCTGCCCCGGTCTACGCGAATTAAGATGCCCCATCGGAGGATGGGGTCGGAATGGGGGATGGTCAGTTGCGCATAGGCGGTGATGACGGAGGCGCCTCGGCGAAGGTGCGTTTCCTCGACAAATCCACGAGCGTTGCTGGACACCAATGTGGCGGAAGGGACGCCAAGCCGTTTGAGGTTGAGGTGGCCGCCTTGTCGTAGCGCTGAATCGGCGAGCAGATCGCCGTTTTCGTTGAGGAGCTGATATTCAAGGTGCGACTCTTCGGTCCATTCGATATCCTTGAGTACCAGCATCGTGTCGTCAAGGATTGTGATGAGAGAAGGAATGCCTACGACAGCCTTGACGGCACCGAGAAAACGACCGTCTGGACTGCGCAGAGGCGCGATCACCGTGATCGCCGAGCTCACATCTGATGCTTCACGCATCTGCGCATCCAGAATCCTGACGCTCGTGAGGGAGCGAACTACCTGGAACCAGGGGCGCTGGCTCTGATCGAGGGCGGTGTTCGACGAATCAGTTGCGGCGATGATCCTACCCCGTGAGTCTGTCGCGCCGATCCACTGATAGGCCGGGTACGCATGCAGCAATTTGCGGAGATATTGTGTCAGGGCCTCAGGATTCTGGCCTTGAGCGATCGGAGCCGCGGAGAGCAGCTGAATATCGCTCGCTCGCTCCAGGATCATCATGTCCAGTTTACTGGCGGCATCCGTGGCAGCCTGCACAAGGCTATGGCCACTGGATTGGATCAACCGCTGGTGGATGGTGTGGATGGCCCAACCCAGGCAGAGGAGCGTCACCATCGTCATGATCGCGAACAGGAACAGGAGCCGAATGTGATGGCGGTCCATCCAGTCGGGGAAGCGGTTTGCCGTAAATGGTGATCGACGTTCTGTATTCAAGCGAGTCATTCAATCCAAGCCAATGTCGCGACTGTCGGCGATGTGAGGCTAGCTCTCCATCCGGTGTCGATCATGCTGAATGCATGGCTGCCTGTCACTGCTCCATCCTAAAGTAAAGATGGTGTATGGCAAGAAAGCGGTCACTTTCTGATGAGAGCGAGAGGCACAGAGTGCCACTGATTACAATAGGATGTGATGAAATAGACGAACCGGTTCGGCGAGGCATTCGGAGGGGTCGACCAGACCCTCCAGATTATGAGACAACATCAGTCTAAATATGATGAGCCTTGAGGGGGCACATGAACCCGAGCTCCCACATCCTTGTGCCTATCTTCAGACTGCAATGACCAGTAGAAAGAGGCTGTCGTGACCCTGTCTCCTTGGACGGCCAAACTGCGCGAGTGGCAAGCTCGCGCCGTATCCAGCGTCCTGACCCATACGCGTCCTGACTTTCTTGCAACGGCCACACCCGCTGCGGGGAAAACGAGATTTGCCCTGCGCATTGCCCATCAATATCTGGCAGATCGGGTGGCGACCCGTATCCTGGTGATCTGTCCGACGAATCACTTGCGTACGCAATGGGCGACCGCAGCCGGCCTGGTGGGGATTCAACTGGATCCGGCGTTGACGAACGAGCAAGGCATCGAAGCGCGCGATTATCATGGCGCCGTCGTGACCTACCAGCAAGTCTGTCTCGCGCCTGGCGTGTTCCAGCGTGCCTGCCGGAATCGGCCCACGCTGCTCATCTTCGACGAGTTGCACCATGCAGGCGAGGGGAAAGATTGGGGCAACGCCCTGCGGGAATCGTTCGACGATGCGGTGTTTCGCCTGGCCTTATCCGGAACCCCGTTTCGCTCCGACAACAATCCGATTCCCTATGTGCGGTACGAGCAGGGTGAGAGTCAGGCCGATTTCACCTATGGCTATGCCGAGGCGATTCGCGAAAGCGTTTGCCGTCCGATTCTCTTTCCGAGTTACGAGGGGGAACTGACGTGGCTTTCAGAGGGACGCGAACATCGAGCGACATTTGAAGATGGACTCACGTTCGAGTTGCAACGGGAACGGCTCAAGACTGCGCTGTTGCAAGACAGTTGGCTGGGCCCGGTGATTACGGATGCCCATGCCGAGTTACGCCGGCTTCGCAAACAAGAACAGCCCGATGCCGGGGGACTCATTGTCACGATGAATCAGGACCATGCCCGGCAGGTCGCAGAACTGGTAGGGCGTATCACGGGCAGCCGTGCTCATGTCGCCATCTCGGACGATCCGTCGGCTTCGAAGACGATCGAGGCCTTCTCGCAACATAAAACTCAGCAATGGCTCGTGGCTGTGAACATGGTGAGCGAAGGCGTCGATATTCCAAGGCTCCGCGTCGGCGTCTACGCCACAAACGTGCTGACCGAGATGTATTTCCGTCAGGTCGTCGGCCGATTCGTCCGGATGCAGGAGGGGATCCCGAAGCCGCAGCGGGCCTGGCTCTACCTGCCGAAGGACGCCACCCTCGTTCACTATGCTAAGCGGATCAAGGCGGAGCGCGACCATGTGCTGGAAGAGATCATGCCCTCCGCGCAGCGAACACTCTTCGGGACGGCGGCCACATCGCTGAAAGAATACATCCCCCTCCATGGGATCGCTCGAATGGATACGCTGATCGGAGGGGATGAGGGGGAGCCCGCTCTTGATGGCAAGGGGTTCGTCGAGCCGCCGGTGGCACTGCATGATAAAAAGAACGAACTGCGAGACCAGCACCGTTCCCTCGTCGGCTCGGTGTCTCGAAAGACCGGCGTCGACCATCGACAACTCAATGCGGAACTCATCAAGCGGACAGGCGGGCGGGTCGAACAAGCGACCGTCGCGCAACTGGCCCGCCGTATTGTGCTACTGGAAAAGTGGCGGGATTCTGGCTTCGACGGCGGGCGAGCACGAGTCTAACCCGCCTCGATAGCTATGCAGAGTCTGCAGGCCCTTCCGCGTGAAGCGTAAGCGATACGAGACAGGCGCAACGTGGACAGATTGGATTTCTGTCTCGTCGCGCCTTCCCGCTAGTCTCGCTCGGCTATCCCGCTAACAAGCCATTCTTGGCTTCAACAGGCAGATCGTACCTAAGAACCAGGTCACCTTAGGGCGAATGTCACCGGCACGGTGCGCGTGGCGGCCCCGGGGGCCGTGATGGTGACCGTGGCGCTGTAGATACCGGGGCTCAGCGTGCCGTTGGTGACAGTCAGCGTCACGGCGCCGTTTCCAGTCCCCGAGGCTGGGCTCACCGTCAACCAGGCCGCATTGTCACTGGCGGTCCACGAGAGCGTGCCGCTCCCCGTGTTGCTGATGCTCAAGGTCTGGGGCGCGGGGTTAGCCCAACCAACTGTTGCAGCGAAGGACAGGCTCGCCGGACTCGTTCCAATGGCAGGCGGGGCGGTTGACGCGAGGGTGAATGTCACCGGCACGGTGCGCGTGACGGCCCCAGGGGCCGTGATAGTGACCGTGGCGCTGTAGGTACCGGCGCCCAACGTGCCGTTGGTTGCCGTCAGCGTCACGGCGCCGTTTCCAGTCCCCGAGGCCGGACTCACCGTCAACCAGGCCGCATTATCACTGGCGGTCCACGTGAGCGTACCACTCCCCGTGTTGCTGATGCTCAAGGTCTGGGGCGCGGGGTTAGCGACGCCCACTGTTGCAGCGAAGGACAGGCTCGCCGGACTCACTCCGATGGCCGATGCCGCGGGCGGTGCCCCGGCGGTTGTCGCGAGGGTGAATGTCACCGGCACGGTGCGCGGGGCGGTCCCGGAGGCCGTGATGGTGACCGTGGCACTGTAGGTACCGGCGCCCAATGTGCCATTGGTTGCCGTCAGCGTCACGGCGCCGTTTCCAGTCCCCGAGGCCGGACTCACCGTCAACCAGGCCGCATTATCACTGGCGGTCCACGTGAGCGTGCCACTCCCCGTGTTGCTGATGCTCAAGGTCTGGGGCGCGGGGTTGGCCCAGCCAATTGTTGCAGCGAAGGACAGGCTCGCCGGACTCGCTCCGATGGCCGATGCCGCGGGCGGCGCCCCGGCAGTTGTCGTGAGGGTGAATGTCACCGGCACGATGCGCGTGGCGGCCCCTGGGGCCGTAATGGTGACCGTGGCACTGTAGATACCGGCGCCCAGCGTGCCGTTGGTTGCCGTCAGCGTCACGGCGCCGTTTCCAGTCCCCGAGGCCGGACTCACCGTCAACCAGGCCGCATTGTCACTGGCGGTCCACGAGAGCGTGCCGCTCCCCATGTTGCTGATGCTCAAGGTCTGGGGCGCGGGGTTGGCCCAACCAATTGTTGCAGCGAAGGACAGGCTTGTCGGACTCGCCCCAATCACCGGAGATGTGGGCGTCGGCGTGGGCGTCGGTGTGGGCGTCGGTGTGGGCGTGGGTGTGGGTGCGGGGCCAGGTGCGGGTGCACCAGCCGGTGTGTAGATCGCGAGGGTGCTCGCGAAGGACTCATTATTGGAAAAGTCATAGGCTGTAATGAAGTAGTACTGCGTGAGCGCCGGAGTCCCGATATTGAAACTCGTCGCCGTTCCCAAAATGACGAGAAGAGAGGCGTTGCTAGATACGCGAGTGCACGGCTGCTGACTGCATTGATAGATACGGTATCCCGCCAAGTCTGGTTCGAGATTGGCATTCCACGTCAACGTGGCACTCCATGCAGGAGTCGACCACAGTAGTAGTATGCCAGCAAAAGCGCTTCCCCAGTTCATACAGAGACTCCTAATTTTGTATTTCTCGGCAGCAGACATATCTTTCCCGGAGAAGGTTTCTTCTCTCGTTTTCAGACGATGTCGGTTTGTTCAACGGACTCGGCCACACGAGGAGAAATAGATGAGGGGACTGTGCACCCCTTCACTGTGGGTACTACGCAAGGTATGTGCCGCGGTGAAAAAAATGACTGAACGGGAAATACCAGCAATATCATCGGATACGGGAATACAGGTGCCAAGGTTCACCTGATAGACTGTAGGGCACTACAGAGGATTGCCGCGATAATCTTAATGATTATGGGAGGATAGGGGCTGAAGTTGCTTGCATACAGGTAGAACAGGGAAGAAAGAGGCAGAGAGCGGTGACTCAGCCCGTGATTCATTCGAAATGCAGACGTCGCATCCTGTGTAGTGGTGAAAGGTCACCGCTCAGGAGAACATTGGTGGCATGATGCGTACTTCTTGAGATCGTGAAAGAATCCTCCCAGGGCTCTCCGGAAACCTTCAG contains:
- the hrpB gene encoding ATP-dependent helicase HrpB, with the protein product MSTLPIEDVLPTLCRTLIEGCNALLTAAPGAGKTTRVPLALLDAPWLDGRKLLMLEPRRLAARAAAHRMAVSLGESVGETVGYRMRLDTKVGPTTKIEVVTEGILARLLQDDPALSSYAIVLFDEFHERSLQADTGLALCLESQRLFRPDLRLLVMSATLDCGPVSELLGQAPVIACEGRMFPVETRYLKQPLSGHLDVAVVQSIKQSLAQDQGSLLVFLPGMAEIRRVERKLLDLNLAPNIVVAPLHGNLPQEAQDRAIAPAQAGMRKIVLATSIAETSLTIDGVRVVIDAGLLRVPRFDPRSGLTRLDTIRVTQDSAEQRRGRAGRLEPGVCARLWTSGEHHSLAPRRPPEMLDADLTPLLLELALWGTADPAKLSWLTPPPAGAVAQARELLTSLGALNGEGQITAHGRQMAELPLHPRLAHMLLKSVPLQLGSLACELAALLSERDILRGPSGWRNADLRLRLDVLHGQHDHAAGATLDRGACQRVARTAELWQRQLPRVARSNRQGSLDEVGLLLALAYPDRIAQLQQGNNSRYLMANGRGALFQNPDPLGSEEYLVIADLDGGQQWARIDLAAPVSLRDLETLYADQIRVVDAVWWDDSAHVVRATRQRRLGSLALSEQGLSKPDPSMISAALLQGIRRAGLDRLAWTPELRQWRARVTFLRKIEGQESRWPDLSDEALTQTLDDWLGPYLSGLTTLDRVTRLDLTQPLQAFLSWELARQLDQWAPTHLTVPSGSNVRVEYETPDLPILAVRLQEMFGCKETPRLVDGKIPVMLHLLSPARRPVQITKDLSSFWKSAYVEVKKELRGRYPKHSWPDDPLTALPTAKAKRRVQ
- a CDS encoding DEAD/DEAH box helicase encodes the protein MKHDSTNPPAETPAKGFSPGFAALGLEAALLTTLDTLGYEEPTPIQREAIPPFLAGRDLLGQAATGTGKTAAFTLPMLQRIAHSARRCPSALILVPTRELAMQVGEAVTRYGKELKITVLPVYGGQAIGPQLHALKRGVDVIVATPGRALDHIRRKTLQLKTIQMVVLDEADEMLDMGFADDLDAILEQVPKERQTALFSATMPPRIASIAKRHLKEPVEIKIAKEPLKAGAAPRVHQTAYIVTRPHKVAALARILDMEAPKSALVFCRTRIEVDELTAMLTSRGHKAEAIHGGMNQPQRDRVMASFRSGQTELLVATDVAARGLDIPSVSHVVNYDLPMSSEVYVHRIGRTGRAGREGSAITVLDPREQRLLWNIEQLTKAKIVVTQVPTIADLRTKRLARTKAALEEVLAAGELDLFRAVVASMAEQGDPVEVAAAALKLVFRLQGGERKEYDIPAVSNRPPERPSMGRRPMEDSRSDPRGRAGAMMPREGQGRPFNPSGRGGRTPGMAKVYIGAGREAGIRAGDLVGAIANEAGLNSSSIGAVEIMDRFSLVEVPEVMAREIIETLSRTRIKGQKVGVRLFLEQPRGGRA
- a CDS encoding inorganic pyrophosphatase, translating into MSGNQADSMLRLMSLMFRAHPWHGVSIGEKAPEVVTAYIEIVPTDTVKYEVDKVSGFLKVDRPQRFSNYCPVYYGLVPQTYCGDGVAALFAARAKRPGMVGDHDPLDICVLTEKTIPHSDILLTALPIGGLSMADDGEADDKIIAVMKDDATYGGYTDISQVPMALIDRLQHYFLTYKSAPGSTQHKVEITSIYGREEAMKVIRTSHQDYKAKFPELEMRWG
- a CDS encoding acyloxyacyl hydrolase; this encodes MSRVKFLFAVVALVFVFLVPCLSQAEEIRLNSIGVRGGASGSSPIGKKETQYFQEYDLMANWSMPWGWYSESGWGVGTRLMGSAGAIRASGDTAFVATLVPGFVFGKKDGWLSLEVGGGGALLSQHKFAHQDLGGTFQFVWDTALRAKVYGGIGLGYWFHHMSDAGLYGRDGRGFDCHMIEVSYRF
- a CDS encoding diguanylate cyclase, which translates into the protein MNTERRSPFTANRFPDWMDRHHIRLLFLFAIMTMVTLLCLGWAIHTIHQRLIQSSGHSLVQAATDAASKLDMMILERASDIQLLSAAPIAQGQNPEALTQYLRKLLHAYPAYQWIGATDSRGRIIAATDSSNTALDQSQRPWFQVVRSLTSVRILDAQMREASDVSSAITVIAPLRSPDGRFLGAVKAVVGIPSLITILDDTMLVLKDIEWTEESHLEYQLLNENGDLLADSALRQGGHLNLKRLGVPSATLVSSNARGFVEETHLRRGASVITAYAQLTIPHSDPILRWGILIRVDRGSILTPIRSFLWKLSGLSLLLLLPLAGLVLWMIKARHEEWSSASRESQRASDAESALTKRTEALQALVVATQTLSAQQELDELLEQLLSIARGITSARYAALAVSRNDQRTAGQFFSTGIDDAAADAIRTLPLELGARKSIGQENEALSLNHLTTYWASLGLPADHRPMTSYLGVSIRCHDQFFGRLSLANKLTPNGLITDFNEMDEQIVLTLAAQAGTVIQNLELLHESKELAKHDSLTELLNHSAILNALEQELSRAERNHHPVGVLIADLDHFKRVNDTYGHQVGDTVLREAAERLRETARGYDHVGRAGGEEFLIVVPNCDLEALRECAERFRTAISDMPFETPSGPLTITVSIGATVCSPEYPLSSELLRKMADYALYRVKNHGRNGVDIVPHPHVLVGEQMRKTA
- a CDS encoding DEAD/DEAH box helicase family protein, whose amino-acid sequence is MTLSPWTAKLREWQARAVSSVLTHTRPDFLATATPAAGKTRFALRIAHQYLADRVATRILVICPTNHLRTQWATAAGLVGIQLDPALTNEQGIEARDYHGAVVTYQQVCLAPGVFQRACRNRPTLLIFDELHHAGEGKDWGNALRESFDDAVFRLALSGTPFRSDNNPIPYVRYEQGESQADFTYGYAEAIRESVCRPILFPSYEGELTWLSEGREHRATFEDGLTFELQRERLKTALLQDSWLGPVITDAHAELRRLRKQEQPDAGGLIVTMNQDHARQVAELVGRITGSRAHVAISDDPSASKTIEAFSQHKTQQWLVAVNMVSEGVDIPRLRVGVYATNVLTEMYFRQVVGRFVRMQEGIPKPQRAWLYLPKDATLVHYAKRIKAERDHVLEEIMPSAQRTLFGTAATSLKEYIPLHGIARMDTLIGGDEGEPALDGKGFVEPPVALHDKKNELRDQHRSLVGSVSRKTGVDHRQLNAELIKRTGGRVEQATVAQLARRIVLLEKWRDSGFDGGRARV